The following coding sequences lie in one Sorghum bicolor cultivar BTx623 chromosome 6, Sorghum_bicolor_NCBIv3, whole genome shotgun sequence genomic window:
- the LOC8070961 gene encoding L10-interacting MYB domain-containing protein gives MVGKGSPKLNMIARASPKSHKFLANPSGIKKKASPKCSKAKKTGGSPRVKQRAEWNPALEKSLVDILHEYKDSGYRGDNGWSSEGWNKMVKEFHLRNKYVNYTKSQIQDKEVQLKKDYRMLKEARQQSGATWNEDRHVVEGTPALWANLEVTYPKIKKFRNSKARFPLFDALGELYDGHLAEGMYNITSHEPPQEEAPILQIHDVDDLDNNEVHELLDDDDLVTEMQTSEAADERNDGGGMRS, from the exons ATGGTTGGAAAGGGCTCCCCGAAGCTCAATATGATTGCAAGGGCATCACCAAAGTCACACAAGTTCCTAGCAAACCCAAGTGGTATTAAGAAAAAGGCTTCTCCTAAATGCAGTAAGGCAAAGAAGACTGGAGGTTCTCCGAGAG TAAAGCAAAGAGCAGAGTGGAATCCGGCCCTTGAGAAGTCCCTGGTAGACATTCTTCATGAGTATAAAGATAGTGGCTACAGAGGTGACAATGGTTGGAGCTCAGAAGGGTGGAATAAGATGgtgaaggagttccatctgagGAACAAGTATGTCAACTACACAAAGAGTCAGATTCAAGATAAAGAAGTGCAACTAAAGAAAGACTATAGGATGCTAAAAGAGGCAAGGCAGCAGAGTGGGGCCACCTGGAATGAAGATAGACATGTGGTTGAAGGAACGCCAGCTCTGTGGGCTAACCTCGAAGTG ACGTACCCTAAAATCAAGAAATTCCGCAACAGTAAGGCAAGATTTCCATTATTTGATGCTTTGGGAGAGCTTTATGATG GTCATTTGGCTGAAGGTATGTACAATATCACTTCCCATGAGCCACCACAAGAGGAAGCACCAATTCTACAAATTCATGATGTAGATGACTTGGACAACAATGAGGTCCATGAGCTACTAGATGACGATGATTTAGTCACTGAGATGCAAACAAGTGAGGCTGCTGATGAAAGAAATGATGGGGGGGGAATGAGATCATAG